The following are encoded in a window of Prochlorococcus marinus str. MIT 1013 genomic DNA:
- the rpsJ gene encoding 30S ribosomal protein S10 — translation MSTAIAQQKIRIRLKAFDRRMLDLSCDKIIETADTTAASAIGPIPLPTKRKIYCVLRSPHVDKDSREHFETRTHRRIIDIYSPSAKTIDALMKLDLPSGVDIEVKL, via the coding sequence ATGTCTACTGCAATTGCACAGCAAAAAATACGTATACGTCTGAAGGCTTTTGATAGAAGAATGCTCGATTTATCTTGCGATAAAATAATTGAGACTGCAGACACAACAGCTGCTTCAGCAATAGGGCCTATTCCTCTTCCTACAAAAAGGAAAATTTATTGTGTTCTTCGTTCGCCTCATGTTGATAAGGATTCAAGAGAGCATTTTGAAACAAGAACACATAGAAGAATTATTGATATTTACAGCCCTTCAGCAAAGACTATTGACGCTTTAATGAAGTTGGACCTACCTAGTGGAGTTGATATAGAAGTTAAGCTCTAG
- the tuf gene encoding elongation factor Tu: MAREKFERNKPHVNIGTIGHVDHGKTTLTAAITKVLAKKGQAEAQDYAEIDGAPEERERGITINTAHVEYETDGRHYAHVDCPGHADYVKNMITGAAQMDGAILVVAATDGAMAQTKEHILLAKQVGVPALVVALNKCDMVDDEEMIELVEMEIRELLTSYDFPGDDIPVVQVSGLKAIEGDADWETKIDDLMTAVDSSIPEPEREIDKPFLMAIEDVFSITGRGTVATGRIERGKVTVGEEVEIVGIRDTRLTTVTGVEMFRKLLDEGMAGDNVGLLLRGIQKEDIERGMVLVKKGSITPHTKFEGEVYVLKKEEGGRHTPFFAGYRPQFYIRTTDVTGQITAFTSDDGSNVEMVMPGDRIKMTGELIAPVAIEQGMRFAIREGGRTIGAGVVSKIIE; this comes from the coding sequence ATGGCTCGCGAGAAGTTTGAGAGGAACAAACCTCACGTCAACATAGGTACTATTGGCCACGTTGACCATGGCAAAACAACACTTACTGCTGCAATCACAAAGGTTTTAGCCAAAAAAGGTCAAGCCGAAGCGCAAGATTACGCTGAAATTGATGGAGCTCCAGAAGAGCGTGAACGCGGTATAACAATCAACACTGCTCACGTTGAATATGAAACTGATGGTAGGCATTACGCTCATGTTGATTGCCCAGGCCATGCTGATTATGTAAAAAACATGATCACTGGTGCTGCTCAGATGGACGGTGCAATTCTTGTCGTAGCAGCCACCGATGGAGCAATGGCACAAACAAAAGAACATATTCTTTTGGCCAAGCAGGTTGGTGTACCTGCATTGGTTGTTGCACTAAACAAATGTGACATGGTTGATGATGAAGAAATGATAGAACTTGTAGAAATGGAGATTCGTGAACTTCTCACAAGTTATGACTTTCCTGGTGATGACATCCCTGTTGTTCAAGTTTCAGGATTAAAAGCTATTGAAGGAGACGCAGATTGGGAGACAAAAATAGATGATTTGATGACTGCTGTAGATTCTTCAATTCCAGAACCAGAAAGAGAAATTGATAAGCCTTTCTTAATGGCTATTGAAGATGTTTTTTCAATTACTGGTCGTGGAACAGTTGCAACTGGGCGAATTGAAAGAGGAAAAGTAACGGTTGGAGAGGAGGTAGAAATTGTAGGTATCAGAGATACGAGACTTACAACTGTTACCGGAGTAGAGATGTTTAGAAAGCTTCTCGATGAAGGTATGGCTGGAGATAATGTTGGACTTCTTTTGAGAGGTATTCAAAAAGAAGATATTGAAAGAGGGATGGTGCTTGTTAAAAAAGGATCTATTACTCCACACACTAAATTTGAAGGTGAGGTTTATGTATTGAAAAAAGAAGAAGGTGGTAGACATACTCCTTTCTTTGCTGGATATCGTCCTCAGTTTTACATTCGTACTACTGATGTAACAGGTCAAATTACAGCTTTCACATCTGACGATGGCAGTAATGTTGAAATGGTTATGCCCGGTGACAGAATAAAAATGACCGGAGAATTAATAGCTCCTGTTGCTATTGAGCAAGGAATGAGATTCGCAATTCGAGAAGGGGGTCGTACTATTGGAGCCGGAGTGGTTTCAAAAATTATTGAGTAA
- the fusA gene encoding elongation factor G, whose translation MARAFPLERVRNIGIAAHIDAGKTTCTERILFYSGVVHKMGEVHDGAAVTDWMAQERERGITITAAAISTTWDDHRINIIDTPGHVDFTIEVERSMRVLDGVIAVFCAVGGVQPQSETVWRQADRYSVPRMVFVNKMDRTGADFLKVHGQIKDRLKANAVPIQLPIGAENDLKGIIDLVENKAYIYKDDLGKDIEQTDVPSDMVDLVSDWRSKLMESIAETEEELLEAFLENGELTIDQLKTGIREGVLKHGLVPMLCGSAFKNKGVQLLLDAVVNYLPAPVDVPPIQGLLPNGKEAVRPSDDAAPFSALAFKVMADPYGKLTFVRMYSGVLEKGSYVLNSTKDAKERISRLIILKADDREEVDELRAGDLGAVLGLKNTTTGDTLCASEEAIVLETLYIPEPVISVAVEPKTKSDMEKLGKALTSLSEEDPTFRVSTDQETNQTVIAGMGELHLEILVDRMLREFKVEANIGAPQVSYRETIRASSSGEGKFARQTGGKGQYGHVVIEVEPGEPGTGFEFVNKIVGGSVPKEYIKPAESGMKETCESGVIAGYPLIDVKVTLVDGSYHDVDSSEMAFKIAGSMAFKDGIKKCNPVLLEPMMKVEVEVPEDFLGSIIGDLSSRRGQVEGQSIEDGQSKVQAKVPLAEMFGYATQLRSMTQGRGIFSMEFSTYEEVPRNVAEAIISKNQGNS comes from the coding sequence GTGGCACGCGCCTTTCCTTTGGAACGAGTAAGAAATATCGGGATTGCTGCACATATCGATGCTGGTAAAACGACTTGTACTGAAAGAATTCTCTTCTATTCAGGTGTCGTTCATAAGATGGGAGAGGTCCATGATGGTGCAGCTGTCACTGATTGGATGGCCCAAGAGAGAGAGAGAGGAATCACAATTACCGCTGCAGCGATTTCAACTACATGGGACGATCACCGTATTAACATCATCGATACCCCTGGACACGTTGATTTCACCATTGAAGTTGAGCGCTCGATGAGAGTTCTTGATGGTGTAATTGCTGTCTTTTGCGCAGTTGGGGGAGTACAGCCTCAATCTGAGACGGTTTGGCGTCAAGCCGATAGGTATTCAGTACCGAGGATGGTATTTGTAAATAAAATGGATAGAACTGGAGCAGATTTCCTCAAAGTCCATGGCCAAATCAAAGATAGATTAAAAGCTAATGCAGTTCCAATTCAATTACCTATTGGAGCCGAAAATGACTTGAAGGGTATTATTGATCTTGTAGAAAATAAAGCATACATTTATAAAGACGACCTGGGAAAAGATATTGAGCAGACTGATGTTCCATCAGACATGGTTGATCTAGTATCTGATTGGCGATCAAAATTAATGGAATCAATAGCAGAAACTGAAGAAGAATTGCTTGAAGCGTTTCTAGAAAATGGTGAGTTAACAATTGACCAACTTAAAACTGGGATTAGGGAAGGAGTTCTTAAACATGGTTTGGTTCCAATGTTATGTGGTTCAGCTTTTAAAAATAAAGGAGTTCAGTTATTACTAGATGCAGTAGTTAATTATCTTCCTGCTCCTGTTGATGTCCCTCCTATTCAGGGCTTGCTTCCGAACGGAAAAGAAGCTGTTAGGCCTTCCGATGATGCTGCTCCATTTAGTGCGCTTGCATTTAAGGTAATGGCTGATCCATATGGCAAATTGACTTTTGTGCGTATGTATTCAGGTGTCCTTGAAAAAGGTAGTTATGTTCTTAACTCAACTAAGGATGCAAAAGAGAGAATATCTAGGTTGATAATTTTGAAAGCTGATGACCGTGAGGAAGTCGATGAATTAAGAGCTGGGGATCTTGGTGCTGTGCTTGGCCTGAAAAATACAACAACCGGAGATACCTTATGCGCTTCCGAAGAGGCAATTGTTCTAGAAACCCTTTATATCCCTGAGCCAGTTATTTCAGTTGCGGTAGAGCCCAAGACTAAAAGTGACATGGAAAAGTTAGGGAAAGCGTTGACATCTCTATCTGAGGAAGATCCAACATTCAGAGTCAGTACTGATCAAGAGACAAATCAAACTGTAATTGCAGGCATGGGCGAACTTCACCTAGAGATTTTAGTGGATCGTATGTTGAGAGAATTTAAGGTGGAGGCAAATATTGGAGCACCTCAAGTTTCTTATAGAGAAACGATTAGAGCAAGCTCTTCAGGCGAAGGAAAGTTTGCAAGACAAACAGGTGGTAAAGGTCAGTATGGTCATGTTGTTATTGAAGTTGAGCCAGGTGAACCAGGAACTGGTTTTGAGTTTGTCAATAAAATTGTTGGTGGGTCTGTTCCAAAAGAATATATAAAACCTGCTGAATCAGGAATGAAAGAAACATGTGAGTCTGGTGTGATTGCTGGCTACCCTTTAATTGATGTAAAAGTTACATTGGTTGATGGCTCTTATCATGATGTTGACTCATCAGAGATGGCTTTTAAGATTGCTGGCTCAATGGCTTTCAAAGATGGAATCAAGAAGTGCAATCCTGTCCTTCTAGAACCTATGATGAAAGTTGAGGTAGAAGTGCCTGAGGACTTCCTAGGCTCTATAATTGGAGATCTGTCCTCTAGACGAGGTCAGGTTGAAGGTCAATCCATCGAAGATGGACAATCCAAAGTCCAGGCAAAAGTGCCATTAGCCGAAATGTTTGGCTATGCCACTCAACTCCGATCAATGACTCAAGGTCGGGGTATTTTCTCAATGGAGTTCAGCACCTACGAGGAAGTTCCTCGTAATGTTGCTGAAGCAATTATCTCCAAGAATCAGGGCAATTCCTGA
- the rpsG gene encoding 30S ribosomal protein S7, translated as MSRRNAAEKRPVLPDPQFNNRLASMMVHRLMKHGKKSTAQKILSDAFGLINERTGSDPIELFETAVKNVTPLVEVRARRVGGATYQVPMEVRQERGTAMALRWLVNFSRSRNGRSMAQKLAGELMDAANEAGNAVRKREETHKMAEANKAFAHYRY; from the coding sequence ATGTCAAGAAGAAACGCAGCAGAAAAAAGACCTGTTCTCCCTGATCCTCAATTCAATAATCGTTTGGCAAGTATGATGGTTCATCGATTGATGAAGCATGGAAAGAAATCAACAGCTCAAAAAATTCTTTCTGATGCCTTTGGTTTGATTAATGAACGAACTGGTTCAGACCCGATTGAATTATTTGAAACAGCAGTGAAAAATGTCACACCTCTTGTTGAGGTGAGAGCGAGAAGAGTTGGTGGGGCTACATATCAGGTTCCAATGGAAGTCCGTCAGGAAAGAGGAACTGCAATGGCACTCAGATGGTTGGTAAATTTTTCAAGATCAAGAAATGGTAGAAGCATGGCTCAAAAACTTGCTGGGGAGCTTATGGATGCAGCTAATGAAGCTGGAAATGCAGTGAGGAAGAGGGAAGAGACCCATAAGATGGCCGAAGCAAATAAAGCTTTTGCTCATTATCGATATTGA
- the rpsL gene encoding 30S ribosomal protein S12, with protein sequence MPTIQQLIRTERKTLKTKTKSPALRGCPERRGVCTRVYTSTPKKPNSALRKVARVRLTSGFEVTAYIGGIGHNLQEHSVVLLRGGRVKDLPGVRYHIVRGTLDTAGVKDRRQSRSKYGAKSPKE encoded by the coding sequence ATGCCAACCATTCAACAGTTGATAAGAACAGAGCGAAAGACTCTTAAAACAAAGACAAAATCTCCTGCTTTGCGAGGTTGTCCAGAAAGGAGAGGAGTCTGTACAAGGGTTTACACCTCGACTCCCAAAAAACCTAACTCTGCTCTAAGAAAAGTAGCTCGTGTCAGATTAACCTCAGGTTTTGAAGTTACTGCTTATATTGGCGGGATCGGTCACAACCTTCAAGAGCACTCTGTGGTTTTGCTCAGAGGCGGAAGAGTTAAGGATCTACCAGGAGTGAGATATCACATAGTCAGAGGTACTCTTGATACCGCTGGGGTTAAAGATCGAAGACAATCAAGATCAAAATATGGAGCTAAATCTCCTAAGGAATAA